The DNA sequence AAAGATAGCATTATTTCTCTCATCATTGATTGGATAATAAGGCTCATCACCTCGCTTCCAGTCAGCAGGATATTCACGCGTAATAACTGTCTTTGGTTGCGTTCCGTATTCGAAGTGCTTATGTTCAATGATGCGAGTATAAGGAATTTCACGCTCTGTATAGTTAACAACTGCATTTCCTTGATAGTTTTCCTCATCTAGAACTTCATGCTCAAAACGAAGACTACGGTATTCTAACTCACCATGCTTATAATCGAAGTATTGGTCAATCATTCCTGTAAAGACAACTTTTTCAGCTGAAGCCTCTAATTCTTGACGATTGGCAAAAAAGTCAACGCCAAGTTCTACTTCTACATCCTTCAGCATATTTTCGATGATAACGTTGTAACCCCCAATTGGAATCCCTTGATAACGGTCATTAAAATAATTATTATCAAAGGTTAAACGAACTGGTAGACGTTTAATAATAAATGGTGGGAGGTCTGTCGCAGAACGTCCCCATTGTTTTTCAGTATATCCCTTAATCAACTTTTCATAGATATCCGGACCAATCAACTTAATAGCTTGTTCTTCCAAGTTTTTAGGCTCAACATCTTTCATATGAGCCGTTTGTTCAGCTATCTTATCTTTCACTTCTTGAGGAGTCTTGGTTCCCCACATAGCATAGAAAGTATTCATGTTAAAAGGAAGATTGTAAAGACTGCCCTTGTAATTGGCTATAGGCGAGTTGATATAGTTGTTAAATTCAGCAAATTGACTTACATAATCCCAGACTTTTTTGTTTGAAGTATGGAAAATATGGGCACCGTACTTGTGAACGTTGATACCTTCAACGTCCTCACAGTAGATATTACCACCAATATGATTACGCTTATCAATCACTTTTACTTTTTTCCCACGCTTGGTCGCTTCATAAGCAAAAATTGCTCCCGACAAACCAGCACCAACGATTAGATAGTCGTACATTTTGTTCTCCTTTTTATAATTTAACAATTCGACTGAAATAAGGGATTTTCATTAACATTCCAACAATAATAAAACTAACACATAAGGTAAATATAGCAAAAAGTAAATATGCTCCTACAAAACTAAA is a window from the Streptococcus oralis genome containing:
- the glf gene encoding UDP-galactopyranose mutase yields the protein MYDYLIVGAGLSGAIFAYEATKRGKKVKVIDKRNHIGGNIYCEDVEGINVHKYGAHIFHTSNKKVWDYVSQFAEFNNYINSPIANYKGSLYNLPFNMNTFYAMWGTKTPQEVKDKIAEQTAHMKDVEPKNLEEQAIKLIGPDIYEKLIKGYTEKQWGRSATDLPPFIIKRLPVRLTFDNNYFNDRYQGIPIGGYNVIIENMLKDVEVELGVDFFANRQELEASAEKVVFTGMIDQYFDYKHGELEYRSLRFEHEVLDEENYQGNAVVNYTEREIPYTRIIEHKHFEYGTQPKTVITREYPADWKRGDEPYYPINDERNNAIFAKYQEEAAQNDKVIFCGRLADYKYYDMHVVIERALNVVEEEFSN